A genomic window from Lotus japonicus ecotype B-129 chromosome 1, LjGifu_v1.2 includes:
- the LOC130726571 gene encoding uncharacterized protein LOC130726571 — translation MTRANPGFLHPFISEIDREFHRLIRARRAFVTDSHSSDSDSDLDFDSDFVAVFDNMAEEGPRERTLRELAAPDFTYESLCIQYPEDVPCVLKTGLIHLLPKFGGLAGEDPHMHIKEFRTVISTMKPPEVDKDHICLKAFPHSLQRTAKTWLYNLPPSSIASWDDLKRKFLEKFFPASRTTSIRKDISEIRQLHGETLHEYWERFKTLCVSCPHHQISEQLLVQYFYEGLLNMERHLIDTEARKLFEKMAANSQQFHTRSNDAVKTVNEIGTDPRMDKLEKRMETIASLVTQLAMNQNKPSQQAKVCGICTKNHNTDVCPSLQEPTDENPEAYAANIFNNRPQQNYDLSSNRYNPG, via the coding sequence ATGACTAGGGCAAATCCTGGGTTTTTGCATCCATTTATTTCTGAAATAGATCGAGAATTTCATAGGTTAATTAGAGCACGTAGAGCTTTTGTTACTGATTCTCATTCaagtgattctgattctgaccttgattttgattctgatttTGTTGCAGTTTTTGATAACATGGCTGAAGAAGGACCGCGAGAAAGAACATTAAGGGAGCTGGCTGCACCTGATTTCACCTACGAAAGCTTGTGTATCCAGTATCCTGAGGATGTACCATGTGTACTCAAAACTGGACTAATCCATTTATTGCCTAAGTTTGGTGGTCTTGCAGGTGAAGATCCTCATATGCATATCAAGGAGTTTCGTACTGTCATATCCACCATGAAGCCTCCTGAAGTTGACAAAGATCATATCTGTTTGAAGGCTTTTCCTCATTCCCTTCAGAGAACTGCAAAGACTTGGTTGTATAACCTGCCTCCTTCATCCATTGCAAGCTGGGACGACCTGAAAAGAAAGTTTCTTGAGAAGTTCTTCCCTGCCTCTAggacaacttcaatcagaaaagACATCTCAGAAATCAGGCAGCTACATGGAGAGACTCTACATGAATACTGGGAAAGATTCAAGACACTATGTGTGAGCTGCCCCCATCACCAGATTTCCGAGCAGCTCCTAGTTCAGTATTTCTATGAGGGTTTGCTCAACATGGAGAGACATCTCATTGATACTGAAGCCAGGAAGTTGTTTGAGAAGATGGCTGCTAATTCTCAGCAGTTTCACACAAGGAGTAATGATGCTGTTAAAACTGTTAATGAGATTGGGACAGATCCAAGGATGGACAAGCTTGAGAAGAGGATGGAAACCATTGCCAGCTTGGTTACTCAATTGGCCATGAACCAGAATAAACCTTCACAACAGGCAAAGGTTTGTGGCATTTGCACTAAAAACCATAATACTGATGTTTGTCCTTCTCTGCAGGAACCTACAGATGAGAATCCTGAAGCATATGCTGCCAACATTTTCAATAATCGACCTCAGCAAAATTATGATCTGTCATCTAACAGATATAATCCTGGCTAG
- the LOC130726580 gene encoding uncharacterized protein LOC130726580, which yields MQQQANNPAAPQSKESSLEDMLKQMTAQNMQFQQDTRSSIQNLTTQIGQMATSINQLQSQNSDKLPSQTVVNPRNVSVITLRPGKQIDADHGPEPEPEPEKETETTATRTFQVQPPSIPLPFPLKSMPSKKKEEVDKGILEIFKKVEVNIPLLDALKQIPRYAKFLKELCTQKRKLKGNERVRMGRNVSAIIGKAGKPAPVSDVPEKCEDPGTFSVPCVIGDTKFENAMLDLGASINVMPMSIFKSLSLGPLKPTGVVIQLANRSTAHPAGWVEDVLVRVGELVFPADFYVLEMEKGSSRNTVPIILGRPFLKTA from the coding sequence ATGCAACAACAGGCTAACAACCCTGCTGCACCGCAATCTAAAGAATCTTCATTGGAGGATATGTTGAAGCAGATGACAGCCCAAAACATGCAGTTCCAACAAGACACCAGATCCTCTATTCAGAATCTGACCACCCAGATAGGACAGATGGCTACTTCAATAAACCAGCTCCAGTCCCAGAATTCTGATAAGCTGCCCTCTCAGACGGTTGTCAATCCAAGAAATGTGAGTGTCATCACCTTACGGCCGGGGAAGCAAATTGATGCAGATCATGGACCCGAGCCAGAGCCTGAACCTGAAAAGGAGACAGAGACCACTGCCACAAGAACCTTCCAAGTACAACCACCTTCCATTCCTCTTCCATTCCCTCTGAAATCTATGCCAagcaagaagaaggaagaggtaGATAAGGGAATCTTGGAGATATTCAAGAAAGTGGAGGTGAACATACCTCTACTTGATGCACTCAAGCAAATTCCAAGATATGCAAAGTTTCTGAAAGAATTATGCACTCAGAAAAGGAAGTTGAAGGGAAATGAAAGAGTTCGCATGGGGAGAAACGTTTCTGCAATCATAGGTAAAGCTGGTAAACCTGCTCCTGTTTCTGATGTTCCTGAAAAATGTGAGGATCCAGGTACGTTTTCTGTTCCTTGTGTCATAGGTGATACTAAATTTGAAAATGCCATGCTAGATCTAGGAGCTTCAATTAATGTGATGCCTATGTCTATTTTTAAATCACTTTCACTTGGACCTTTGAAACCTACGGGTGTTGTCATCCAATTAGCAAATAGGAGCACGGCACACCCTGCTGGTTGGGTAGAGGATGTTTTGGTTAGGGTTGGTGAACTTGTTTTCCCTGCTGATTTTTATGTGCTTGAAATGGAAAAAGGATCTTCCCGTAATACAGTTCCTATCATTTTGGGGAGACCATTTTTAAAGACAGCCTGA